One stretch of Pyrenophora tritici-repentis strain M4 chromosome 4, whole genome shotgun sequence DNA includes these proteins:
- a CDS encoding LSM14 multi-domain protein gives MSEFIGSRISLISKSDIRYVGTLVEINSEASTVSLDNVRSFGTEGRKGGKDEYPPSDVVYEQIVFRGSDVKDLRIEEPVKEKAQPAMPQDPAIIGVQQSQSRQDGSPQDITGRQQPPPNYPQPGQFPPGGYPPPFGGPGGPGGPYGNRFGPQGGFPGGPGPFPGPGGPPGAYGMPPFGAPPGWFPPGQGFHQPPGPFSPNMPIGPPGLNQNQPPQGPRGPSGPQAGKDEKPGQVQQPKVAEADGAAAKPQPKNGAKAAPTPNAAAKQPPPPPVDSKPDVSAALAPPHPQVAQQAAASKGAPSGPKSGRIIPAVPIPSPRATKTAPHGQQSTAPAQMPTAAQQQNATQLATAAVAEAMAKLNLQNKGQGGQPQAQAPVSDPMNNLAQKVEGMRDQQSRQHQPRQRGSGDFRGGRGGRGGRGGAHPQHPKMEVPTTDFDFASSNAKFNKQDLIKEAIASGSPLGDASTAPAVEAPSSEKEEVVIPGGSMYDKSSFFDNISSELKDREEAAMRGQEFRSQERQKNMETFGQVHPFSVHPITQEFKTADHIPFYTLPFIDVPGFEICEVLGMKFGCTWVQKVRRDER, from the exons ATGTCCGAGTTCATCGG ATCCCGCATTTCGCTCATCTCCAAGAGCGACATCCG CTATGTCGGTACGCTTGTCGAAATCAACTCAGAAGCCTCCACAGTCTCATTAGACAATGTGCGCTCATTCGGCACCGAGGGGCGCAAGGGTGGCAAGGACGAATACCCGCCATCAGACGTCGTGTACGAGCAGATTGTCTTTCGAGGCAGCGACGTAAAGGATCTGCGCATTGAAGAGCCCGTCAAAGAAAAGGCGCAGCCCGCCATGCCCCAGGACCCAGCTATCATCGGA GTACAACAGTCCCAGTCGCGGCAAGATGGCAGTCCGCAAGATATTACCGGCCGCCAACAACCGCCGCCCAATTATCCTCAACCCGGCCAGTTCCCCCCGGGTGGTTATCCTCCTCCCTTCGGCGGCCCTGGTGGCCCTGGTGGTCCATATGGCAACCGTTTCGGTCCCCAGGGCGGGTTCCCTGGTGGTCCCGGTCCTTTCCCAGGCCCTGGAGGCCCCCCGGGTGCATATGGCATGCCGCCTTTTGGCGCGCCTCCCGGCTGGTTTCCCCCAGGCCAAGGCTTCCACCAGCCTCCGGGGCCATTCTCACCGAACATGCCGATTGGCCCTCCTGGCTTGAACCAGAATCAACCACCGCAGGGCCCACGAGGTCCCTCGGGTCCACAAGCAGGTAAAGATGAGAAGCCTGGTCAAGTTCAGCAACCAAAGGTCGCAGAGGCAGATGGTGCAGCAGCCAAACCACAACCCAAGAACGGTGCAAAGGCAGCCCCAACACCAAATGCAGCAGCAAAACAGCCCCCTCCGCCCCCAGTCGACTCAAAACCTGATGTGTCGGCTGCGTTAGCACCACCCCATCCTCAAGTGGCTCAACAAGCTGCTGCTTCCAAGGGTGCACCTAGCGGACCCAAGAGTGGTCGGATCATCCCAGCCGTGCCTATTCCCAGCCCACGGGCCACGAAGACGGCGCCTCATGGACAGCAGTCCACTGCTCCCGCACAAATGCCTACCGCAGCTCAACAACAGAACGCTACCCAATTAGCGACTGCTGCCGTCGCTGAAGCCATGGCTAAGCTCAACCTTCAGAACAAGGGCCAAGGTGGCCAACCGCAAGCCCAAGCACCAGTTTCTGACCCCATGAACAACTTGGCTCAGAAGGTGGAAGGTATGCGCGATCAGCAGAGCCGTCAACATCAGCCTCGTCAGCGAGGTTCTGGTGACTTCCGTGGTGGTAGGGGCGGAAGGGGAGGTCGAGGAGGTgctcatcctcaacatcccAAGATGGAGGTACCGACGACCGACTTTGACTTTGCATCTTCAAACGCAAAATTCAACAAGCAAGATCTCATCAAGGAAGCCATTGCCTCTGGATCGCCGCTCGGTGACGCTTCAACAGCCCCCGCAGTTGAGGCTCCATCGAGTGAGAAGGAAGAAGTTGTCATTCCAGGTGGATCCATGTACGACAAGAGCTCTTTCTTTGACAACATCTCGAGCGAGCTCAAGGACAGGGAAGAAGCGGCCATGCGTGGTCAGGAGTTTCGCAGCCAGGAACGCCAGAAGAACATGGAGACTTTTGGCCAAG TTCATCCTTTTTCTGTCCACCCAATAACTCAAGAATTCAAGACCGCAGACCACATCCCTTTCTACACATTGCCGTTTATCGATGTTCCAGGTTTCGAAATCTGTGAAGTTTTGGGCATGAAGTTCGGTTGTACATGGGTGCAAAAGGTAAGAAGAGATGAGCGTTGA
- a CDS encoding Atrophin-1 multi-domain protein, translating into MKLIALTLCALGLAGLCSTQAVGTTTLLTSVSCIDHKICADPPTRRNSYTFRQTSTPWTTLKAAPKATPSTGSNGYGYPIATHTVCATDHCTTSVDCGNVNSTAVWWPASTTRCTTVDAAEPACTAKLTGAYSCMPVEHAPTSTEDYGGRSQRWVAKLARATSKKSEGYVLPPGITTTKVPWTHSWVPAPTHCYSCIRPSSRSSTTSSTVQGEVTVFAE; encoded by the coding sequence ATGAAGCTCATCGCCCTCACTCTGTGCGCCCTCGGCCTCGCTGGCCTCTGCTCCACCCAAGCAGTCGGCACAACCACGCTCCTTACATCTGTGAGTTGCATCGACCACAAGATCTGCGCCGACCCCCCTACCCGCCGCAACTCGTACACCTTCCGCCAGACCTCGACCCCGTGGACCACCCTGAAGGCTGCCCCAAAGGCTACCCCATCCACCGGCTCAAACGGCTACGGCTACCCCATCGCCACACACACTGTCTGCGCCACCGATCACTGCACCACGAGCGTTGACTGTGGCAACGTGAACTCGACGGCAGTATGGTGGCCTGCATCTACTACTCGGTGCACTACAGTGGACGCTGCGGAGCCTGCTTGCACTGCCAAGCTTACCGGAGCGTACTCTTGTATGCCTGTTGAGCATGCGCCGACGTCGACAGAGGACTATGGCGGTAGGAGCCAGCGGTGGGTTGCGAAGTTGGCTAGGGCTACGTCGAAGAAGTCGGAGGGTTATGTATTGCCGCCAGGTATCACTACTACCAAGGTGCCCTGGACGCATTCTTGGGTTCCGGCGCCAACTCACTGTTATTCTTGCATCCGCCCGTCTTCTAGGTCTTCCACGACTAGCTCGACGGTGCAGGGGGAAGTTACGGTGTTTGCGGAGTAA
- a CDS encoding Abp2 multi-domain protein codes for MSAVPHQAQSNHLLQPDNAGHFSHGLYGDMRSSQTPPASANASPRFSAISPTSQPRQVASHYEPSDRNPPARDVSDETIDDAYAAFILYCNPNFPTTIDTSELVKLFRTPPKSDGNAFSTWTLFELIRKFEAKEIKTWTQLALDLGVKPPNTDEGQSTQKVQQYSVRLKRWMRAMHIDAFFEYLMGKQHPYCLQIPPPHDPFPPQGRDGVILEEDLAIRALDPKFKPKRGRRKADDGEDDIDFDEGTPARKRPQLDTSIPFGNVLQPQSAYPTSAHPNNMHGGFLTQDPWTSVSAVTPSSALTAASAPSRLGHSNLTPYSASPMSGQQIRWRLNTENPQTPHPLSAVTPQSAYPFFDEPQSAVTPSSSRSRSRRRHGPAVSSAWSTNNSSSTGKLRGRPPSNRSIRDGPYVTFPANPKTKEGPPIDRNPGNLTPIVERAHSDPPAPENSFRFPPTPASAISPSKMEGPLPGGMPQKQRLSLQVPPNVGNPVVRLVTPTVLVNGEENQSPGTGLGPSPISAASAQVTPAHTYDQQSMYEKQGRPTHQTYHGALTPSETPAQPRPPPPTRSQTELDLSAMSPIPSIPLETLNRALAAELIRAPLGGRRKRLRGNEAKTLASAILQPLYAKPSSGPSPAAKVMSDQALSIAISSCLGLTSTVGFGLGGPTGGVRRVDCIRFRVGGDGYESPIDDEDEEAETSNDAQGSGRIKETFDVLFAVSFGGLSGEWIAKGLEASNESEADAESRDRGRGSKDTEGARNETNDEHWKSKYLEAQRKIWEMKEEVKSLKDRVLEAVL; via the exons ATGTCGGCCGTCCCCCATCAGGCCCAGTCAAACCACCTACTTCAGCCTGACAATGCCGGCCACTTCTCGCACGGCTTGTATGGCGACATGCGCAGCTCCCAAACTCCCCCAGCCTCTGCGAACGCATCGCCGCGCTTCTCCGCCATATCACCAACCAGCCAGCCGCGCCAGGTGGCATCGCACTATGAGCCCTCGGACCGCAACCCGCCCGCGCGCGACGTGTCCGACGAGACCATCGACGACGCCTACGCCGCCTTCATACTGTACTGCAACCCCAACTTCCCCACCACCATCGACACGAGCGAGCTGGTGAAGCTGTTCCGCACCCCGCCCAAGAGCGACGGCAACGCCTTCAGCACTTGGACTCTCTTCGAACTGATCCGCAAATTCGAAGCCAAGGAGATCAAGACATGGACGCAGTTGGCTTTGGATTTGGGTGTAAAGCCGCCAAACACCGACGAGGGACAGAGCACGCAAAAGGTGCAGCAGTACTCAGTCAGACTCAAG CGATGGATGCGCGCAATGCACATTGACGCCTTTTTCGAGTATCTGATGGGCAAGCAGCACCCCTACTGCCTGCAGATACCACCACCACATGACCCCTTTCCACCTCAAGGGCGTGATGGTGTAATCCTAGAGGAAGACTTGGCCATCCGGGCTCTCGATCCCAAGTTCAAACCGAAACGCGGACGCCGGAAAGCTGACGATGGAGAGGATGACATTGATTTCGACGAAGGCACGCCAGCTCGCAAGCGGCCTCAGCTAGACACGTCAATACCATTCGGTAATGTGCTACAGCCTCAATCAGCCTATCCTACCAGCGCCCATCCCAACAACATGCATGGGGGATTCTTGACACAAGATCCGTGGACATCAGTGTCAGCAGTCACCCCGTCTTCCGCCTTGACTGCAGCTTCGGCGCCGAGCCGTCTAGGCCACAGTAATCTGACGCCATACTCAGCATCGCCCATGTCGGGTCAGCAGATACGTTGGCGGCTAAACACAGAGAATCCTCAGACGCCCCATCCACTCTCCGCTGTAACACCACAATCAGCCTATCCATTCTTCGATGAGCCACAATCCGCTGTCACGCCTTCCAGCTCCAGGTCACGATCCCGTCGGCGACACGGTCCCGCTGTGTCGTCAGCATGGTCGACCAATAACAGCTCATCGACTGGCAAGTTGCGTGGCCGTCCTCCCAGCAATCGCTCGATTCGAGATGGACCTTATGTGACGTTCCCGGCGAACCCCAAGACGAAAGAAGGACCACCCATCGACCGGAATCCAGGCAATCTGACGCCAATTGTTGAACGGGCGCACTCGGACCCTCCAGCGCCCGAGAACTCGTTTCGTTTCCCACCCACACCAGCCTCTGCCATTTCACCATCTAAGATGGAAGGTCCGCTGCCGGGTGGTATGCCGCAGAAGCAGCGATTGAGTCTTCAAGTTCCACCTAATGTTGGCAACCCAGTAGTGCGTTTAGTCACTCCAACTGTGCTTGTCAATGGGGAGGAGAATCAGTCGCCAGGTACTGGCCTGGGACCCTCCCCAATAAGCGCTGCTTCAGCGCAAGTAACGCCTGCACATACGTACGACCAACAGAGTATGTACGAAAAGCAAGGCAGGCCGACGCATCAAACATACCATGGTGCACTCACACCATCCGAGACGCCGGCCCAACCACGCCCTCCGCCACCAACACGGTCACAGACTGAACTAGATCTTTCAGCAATGTCCCCAATACCATCAATTCCATTGGAGACGTTGAACCGCGCATTAGCCGCCGAACTCATACGCGCCCCGCTTGGTGGGCGACGGAAGCGCTTACGAGGCAACGAAGCGAAAACCCTCGCATCTGCAATACTACAACCACTCTACGCTAAACCTAGCTCCGGTCCCTCACCGGCAGCAAAGGTCATGTCTGATCAAGCTCTCAGCATAGCAATCAGTAGCTGTCTTGGTCTCACATCTACAGTCGGCTTCGGTCTTGGCGGGCCCACTGGTGGCGTAAGAAGAGTAGATTGCATACGTTTTCGCGTCGGCGGTGACGGCTACGAGTCTCCGATTGACGATGAGGATGAAGAAGCCGAAACGAGCAATGATGCCCAAGGCAGCGGGCGTATTAAGGAAACGTTTGATGTCCTTTTTGCCGTATCATTCGGCGGGCTAAGTGGAGAGTGGATCGCAAAAGGCCTAGAGGCTTCAAATGAGTCTGAAGCCGATGCTGAAAGCCGAGACCGCGGCAGAGGCTCAAAAGACACAGAGGGGGCAAGAAACGAAACGAATGATGAACACTGGAAAAGTAAATATTTGGAAGCTCAACGCAAGATATGGGAGATGAAAGAGGAGGTGAAGAGTCTCAAGGATAGAGTCCTGGAGGCTGTTTTGTAG
- a CDS encoding major facilitator superfamily yields the protein MVESSTDEKQECAPGEAVVAPETLPVEGQVEIPYSIYTSKEKWLIVAMVALAGFYSPLPANIYFPAIPTLARAFHKSLDDINQTVTVYLVFQGISPMLWGPISDRYGRRLVYLVCLSILIASSIGLALCPTSEFWLLLFLRCFQSGGSASTIALGAGVIGDISTSRERGGYFGMFNLGPMLAPCIAPAIGGALSQGLGWRSIFWSIVIMVSFCLLCILFFLPETLRSIAGNGSLPVPRIQRAVFPVVGQKCPSQALDPSSTRSGKKQSVNPFVLFTYPDVIVLLSFTGIVYAVNYTITATISSSFAKIYPDLNETVLGLCYLPVGAGMIIGSTLTGKMLDWQYSTIKARCGDKFTIEHARLRIMPFYLSLFIVCVVAWGWAIQAKAHIAVPLILGVLLGWTSIGILNTTMTLNIDILQSRSSGATACTNLVRCSLAAVLVAIIERMTADWGEGWTYTFWGGVCCLLLPLMLLEIKMGPVWRGRRESREREKEEREDAEKL from the exons ATGGTGGAATCAAGTACAGATGAAAAGCAAGAGTGTGCTCCGGGCGAGGCTGTCGTAGCTCCAGAGACACTACCCGTCGAGGGCCAAGTCGAAATCCCATACAGCATATACACCAGTAAAGAGAAATGGTTAATTGTCGCCATGGTAGCTCTAGCTGGGTTCTACAG TCCACTTCCAGCAAACATTTACTTCCCCGCCATCCCCACCCTCGCACGCGCCTTCCATAAGTCCCTCGACGACATCAACCAAACGGTAACCGTGTACCTGGTCTTCCAAGGCATCAGCCCTATGCTATGGGGCCCCATCAGCGACCGCTACGGCCGCCGTCTCGTCTACCTCGTCTGTCTCTCCATCCTCATCGCCTCTAGCATCGGTCTCGCCCTATGTCCCACTTCGGAATTCTGGCTGCTCCTATTCCTACGCTGCTTCCAGTCCGGCGGCAGCGCATCCACCATTGCCCTCGGCGCAGGTGTCATTGGCGACATCTCCACAAGCAGAGAGCGCGGCGGCTACTTTGGAATGTTCAACCTAGGTCCCATGCTAGCCCCCTGCATCGCACCCGCCATCGGCGGCGCCCTATCCCAAGGTCTAGGCTGGCGCTCAATCTTCTGGTCTATTGTAATAATGGTATCCTTCTGCCTCCTCTGcatcctcttcttcctcccCGAAACGCTGCGCTCAATCGCTGGAAACGGCTCCCTCCCTGTCCCCCGCATCCAACGCGCCGTCTTCCCTGTCGTCGGCCAAAAATGCCCTTCCCAAGCCCTGGATCCCAGCAGCACCCGGTCCGGAAAGAAACAAAGCGTAAACCCCTTTGTTCTTTTTACCTACCCTGACGTCATTGTCCTTTTATCCTTCACTGGAATCGTATACGCCGTAAACTACACAATCACCGCCACGATATCCTCGTCGTTTGCGAAAATCTACCCAGATCTTAATGAGACGGTGCTGGGATTGTGTTATCTACCCGTGGGGGCAGGCATGATCATCGGATCCACGCTCACGGGTAAAATGCTGGATTGGCAATATTCCACCATCAAAGCGCGGTGTGGCGACAAATTCACCATCGAACATGCGAGACTACGCATCATGCCGTTTTATCTCTCCCTCTTCATCGTCTGCGTCGTCGCGTGGGGCTGGGCCATACAAGCGAAAGCGCACATCGCCGTCCCGCTTATCCTGGGTGTGCTGCTGGGATGGACGAGTATCGGGATATTGAACACGACTATGACGCTTAATATTGATATTTTGCAGTCGAGGAGCTCAGGGGCTACCGCGTGTACGAATCTTGTGAGATGTAGTCTTGCAGCTGTGCTCGTCGCAATTATTGAACGCATGACAGCGGATTGGGGCGAGGGCTGGACGTATACGTTTTGGGGTGGTGTTTGCTGTTTGTTGTTGCCGCTTATGTTGTTGGAGATTAAGATGGGACCAGTTTGGAGGGGGAGGAGGGAGAGCAGGgagagggagaaggaggagagggAAGATGCGGAGAAGTTGTGA
- a CDS encoding Mito-carr domain containing protein, with protein MSTQEKLAESTSSSVPQSTTAQQSDNVAHALAGAGGGLLSMALTYPLITLSTRAQVESKRAQSSTLNAARRIIKREGVAGLYAGLDSALFGISVTNFVYYYWYEWTRSFFEKAALKAGRASSKLTTVESMLAGALAGSATVLMTNPIWVINTRMTTRKSEASEDALPGAPAPQKAPSTLGTLIALIREEGPARLFAGVMPALVLVINPILQYTVFEQLKQMLEKRRRVTPKDAFYLGALGKLLATSITYPYITVKSRMHVAGRDGPRESMLTTFRRIIKEEGYTGLYGGIGPKVTQSVITAAFLFAFKDVLYAYTVQARKKLAMRKA; from the exons ATGTCTACACAGGAGAAGCTTGCCGAGTCGACATCATCATCGGTGCCTCAGAGCACGACGGCGCAGCAGAGCGACAATGTTGCGCATGCGCTTGCTGGCGCGGGTGGAGGCCTGCTGTCCATGGCCCTGAC CTACCCACTCATCACCCTCTCGACCCGCGCGCAAGTCGAATCCAAGCGAGCACAGTCTTCCACGCTCAATGCCGCCCGCCGCATCATCAAGCGCGAAGGCGTCGCAGGACTCTACGCCGGCCTCGACTCCGCCCTCTTCGGCATCAGCGTAACAAATTTCGTATACTACTATT GGTACGAATGGACGCGCTCCTTCTTCGAAAAGGCTGCCCTAAAAGCCGGTCGCGCTTCGTCCAAACTCACAACCGTCGAGTCGATGCTCGCGGGCGCCCTCGCAGGCAGCGCAACAGTCCTCATGACCAACCCCATCTGGGTCATAAACACACGCATGACGACACGAAAGTCTGAAGCCTCAGAGGACGCTTTGCCTGGCGCGCCTGCACCGCAGAAAGCACCGTCGACACTCGGTACGCTCATTGCGCTTATCCGCGAGGAGGGTCCCGCTCGTCTTTTCGCTGGCGTTATGCCGGCGCTCGTCTTGGTCATCAACCCTATTCTGCAGTACACTGTGTTTGAGCAGCTGAAGCAGATGCTGGAGAAGAGAAGGCGTGTGACGCCCAAGGATGCGTTCTATCTGGGCGCCCTGGGCAAGTTGCTTGCGACGAGTATTACGTATCCGTATATTACGGTTAAGAGCCGCATGCATGTTGCCGGTCGTGATGGCCCGAGGGAGAGCATGTTGACTACGTTCCGCAGGATTATTAAGGAGGAGGGGTACACCGGATTGTATGGAG GAATCGGACCAAAGGTTACCCAGAGTGTTATCACTGCTGCTTTCCTATTTGCTTTCAAGGATGTACTGTATGCTTATACCGTTCAAGCGCGCAAGAAGCTGGCTATGCGCAAGGCGTAA
- a CDS encoding CodB, Purine-cytosine permease, whose protein sequence is MASLVPDIGSSNISRAPSSDDIKRPKLRMREMDEHVTEGKQDSVGGWRGVLSFLEKKGDVEVRGCTPVPYEDRTETSYSKIFTLWFCMSCNPLPVTFGMVGTMSFALSLRDAALVILFFTLVSTVPVAYMCTWGPKTGMRQLVQARFSFGRYFVSLLILLNLATLTGFCVVDSVIGGMALSAVQDGTTINATVGIVIIAVLSLFISFCGFRVLHVYERWAWIPALVALVIAAGCGGKSLTHQVAAPAATASQVLSFGGLVASFMLPWAALASDFSTYMHPKAPILRIALYTYTGLALPTILLMILGAAMGGATPNMASWQAGYDVNAASGVLAAMLHPAGGFGRFVTVVLAFSMLGNLSATMYSVTLNLQMLVPWLFRVPRVVFSIVITGIVIGVAVEASKSFFLNLENFIGVIGYWSAAFIGIAITEHLVFRHSSFIAYTKDEDAWDDATKLAPGVAAIGAFMLSFGLIIPCIAQVWWTGPVAETTGDIGLEVAVVLSAALYVPFRKLERRTCGR, encoded by the exons ATGGCGAGTTTGGTGCCTGATATTGGAAGCAGCAACATCAGTAGGGCTCCATCGTCGGACGATATTAAACGGCCGAAGCTTAGGATGCGGGAAATGGATGAACATGTCACCGAGGGCAAGCAAGACAGTGTTGGGGGGTGGAGGGGTGTATTGAGCTTTCTGGAAAAGAAAGGTGATGTTGAGGTCAGAGGGTGCACACCGGTGCCGTATGAGGATAGGACGGAAACGAGCTACTCCAAGATCTTCACCCTTTGGTTCTGCATGAGCTGTAATCCCTTACC AGTAACGTTTGGTATGGTGGGGACGATGTCGTTTGCCCTCAGTCTTCGCGATGCCGCTCTCGTCatcctcttcttcactcTCGTCTCAACTGTGCCGGTGGCGTACATGTGCACATGGGGCCCCAAGACGGGTATGCGTCAGCTTGTTCAGGCTCGCTTCTCGTTTGGCAGGTACTTTGTGTCGCTGCTGATATTGCTGAATCTCGCTACTTTGACGGGCTTTTGCGTCGTGGATAGTGTTATAGGTGGCATGGCTCTGTCTGCAGTGCAAGATGGGACAACTATCAACGCGACTGTGGGCATTGTCATCATTGCAGTCTTGTCGCTGTTCATCTCATTTTGTGGCTTCCGGGTCCTGCACGTCTATGAGCGATGGGCATGGATACCTGCACTCGTGGCCCTCGTCATCGCTGCAGGCTGCGGAGGAAAAAGTCTCACTCATCAAGTCGCAGCTCCAGCCGCCACAGCATCGCAGGTTCTCTCGTTCGGCGGTCTGGTAGCCAGCTTCATGCTGCCATGGGCTGCACTGGCGAGCGACTTTTCCACCTACATGCATCCCAAGGCACCCATCCTTCGCATCGCACTCTACACGTACACGGGCCTCGCGCTCCCCACGATCCTCCTAATGATACTGGGGGCGGCCATGGGCGGCGCAACGCCCAACATGGCATCGTGGCAGGCGGGCTACGACGTCAATGCTGCGAGCGGAGTGCTAGCAGCCATGCTGCATCCGGCCGGAGGCTTTGGACGCTTCGTCACAGTCGTGCTGGCATTCAGCATGCTGGGAAACTTGTCGGCAACCATGTACAGCGTCACGCTCAATCTACAGATGCTGGTGCCCTGGCTCTTCCGCGTCCCACGTGTCGTATTCAGCATCGTTATTACCGGCATCGTCATTGGCGTCGCCGTCGAAGCATCCAAGTCCTTCTTCCTTAACCTCGAAAACTTCATCGGCGTCATCGGATACTGGAGCGCCGCCTTCATCGGCATCGCCATCACGGAGCACTTGGTTTTCCGACACAGCAGCTTCATAGCCTATACCAAGGATGAAGACGCGTGGGATGATGCGACCAAGCTCGCTCCTGGCGTGGCGGCTATTGGCGCGTTTATGCTCTCTTTTGGCCTCATCATTCCTTGTATAGCACAGGTCTGGTGGACGGGACCCGTCGCGGAAACTACGGGTGACATCGGACTCGAGGTGGCCGTCGTGCTGTCGGCGGCGCTATATGTACCGTTTAGGAAGTTGGAGAGAAGGACATGTGGGCGATGA